The nucleotide sequence AGGAGACTATTAATAGATTATGTTGTTTTATTTAATTAAGTAGGATATATTATagttatgattggattctgagtatgatttttaattaattaaaaaataattatgatatgatgttaaaaaataattatgatatgatgtttGGGGCGATGATCTTTTCTCTCGTTTATAAATAGATAGAATTTCTTAAAGATTATATAcataatgtgtatatatatgtggatACGTATGTAAGTGAAAATGGAGAATGAGGATATgtgatattattgagagattatagattttttttatttatttttagtcatGTGAATCGATCAACGAGAGATTatagagtttttttttattttcttattgtcTTTAATTCATCGTTTATAGTTGTCTTGTGAAAATAGAAAGAGAGGAAAAAGTGAGTCTAGTTCTCGTTGCATATCAATATCGCTATAACTTTTGGATTTGACAACATATGCCTATCGATTATAACCTTTTGAATGACATTGAAAAGTACTCATTGTAAAtttgatatattgttatttggTTCAGGATTTTGGTATTAATAGTTTTTGTTCTTATAATTGAAATCAGAGTTATATTTGTGAAATCTAAATACTTTTAGAGCTATTCATTAGCACCCTTTGCTTATAAAAAAGTGTTATTCAATTTTTCTTTACGATGTATGATCGATTTGTTTGTATTATTGATCTGTTTTTTCTCTTTGGTCCGTTTTGTTGCTTACTTATGAGCGATGTGAGGTTCCTCGTGCTTTATCGATAGCTTGCTAttgacaacattattgttaagggcaACAACCTTCGATGGTTGTTAGTCTAGTCGTAAGAAATACCTAATGCAAGTACTGTAGGGTGTGGTAGCCCTACGATAACACCACTATATGTGGTAGCTACAATAGTATTACTGTTAGCGACAACAATAGTAACACTTGCTGCCCATAATCGATGTCAACTAGACATTGAAGGTCGTGGTTCCCAGCGATTGCACAGCAAGATGTAAGGGCACAATCGTGCACCGCAACGACCGTGGAGGTCGTTAGTTAGCGATAGGGGCGTTCCACCCACGATGAATGCGGTGGTAGGGCGTTCCACCGCTAACCCGTGGAGGTCGTTAGTTAGCGATAGGGGCGTTCCACCCACCAATGAAGTCAACGATCAATCGTGTGAGGATAGTTGCCCCACAAGCGACGATAGACGATAGACGATAGACGATAGATGACCGCTGCATCGTCGACCCACATGCATGTGTGAAACGATGGTTACATTATATATCCTTtagaaaccaaaattttaattatatatcctaagtcaaaattatagttttacactttaatatttatttatttttaaattatgtcctcaattataagattatttaatttaattgaaTATTTTGATCGGACTTGATCACATCGATATTTTGATTGCTTACTAGATTTAGATATCGAATTTggagaaaattaaattttgattaattttaattttgataagtCTAATTGGGTAAATAATCGACTCAAATCTATGAGCCCAATTTGGATAGTCTAATTTTGGGTTTATCCAATTAAATAGGATTGATTAATATAAGGATTTCatacggatatatatatatatatatatatatatatatatatatatatatatatatatatatatatatatatatatatatatatatatatatatatatatatatatatatatatatatatatatatatatatatatatatattatgatggtctttaatagttttctcatatggtatattgataaaattttgtacatgataaataaaaatttaattattattcttagatatttatttaattattcacatgtatatatttaaaattataaaataatatttattttttacataaacgtatgatttatgtttcatcatatttatagttatcatatgagtttttctttatactgattaatatataataattattatgattactattattattaaattatttaaacataaattagattaaaaaattattgaatattatttataactcataTATTTATGTTTTCACCAGTAACTATTAAAGTGGCCTAAAATGATAGATTTATGGgatgtaaattataataaatatttttattatttatatgatattttaaattatattttaaattattatattatcgtCAAAGTGGTTTAGACTAATaagttataaaattatattaaaaaattaatcataaataatattaaaaaaataatattcataatgacacatattatcaagagatttagataatcctaaaaagaaTCTACTTTGAATAATAATATGATTAGGTATGAAGATGTTTTGAATATCCTTACAATCCTCCATGAATATTTTTGTatgaatattaaatatatatatcaattttttCACCTAAAGGTGAAatagagatgatatcaatagttcatttattgaaaaactcaaataattaatattatattattgtattatagTGATACTTGtctttatattttttagattaaattattataaatagcttGAGTGTATGTAATTTAGATTTAGATTAGATTAGTTAAAAAGATCACAAACTTAACTATCGAAAGTTTTATGAAACAAATAATTAAGACAAATGATTATAAaatgtttaaaatattttattttttgataattattaataatacttAGACTTCATTAGAGTATACAACTAATGTATTGGAAtatttaaagatcaatttaaattttctgataaaTCATTGACTAACATATTAATGTAAGAACCgactaaaatttaatattataatatttgagGAATTCAAAATTATATCGATATGTAAGCTCGAGAATATTGAGCATGAATATAGTTAAGTCATTTATcgtataatttattcttaattctattttttcttagtttggctcatttaaaatttactataataataTTATGGATAAGTGAAACTTAATTAAACCAATTAGTATATGTGTTtggaaagaattaagattaaaataagaaagactcataatattatgaataatattgaataataataaaaaattaaagtatAAATCACATTAGTTTATAAAttctatataaatttataaaaaaaatcttcacAGTAAAATGCTACTTCTATAAAGATCTTGTGAATGACTATAGAGTTTGGTTTGAAAGGAATATATAAGTATGATATTTGTATGTTttaaatcaaacattacagaaatcCTATTCTGATACTTGGTAGATTGATTCTGACACTTCAATATATATTACCAATAATAAAGATTCAATTTATCATAGAAATCGAAAAAGAATGAAATATTCATCGTTATAATGAATCATCTTAAAACGAAAGCGATAATAGCTTGTGCTTATCGTCTATGCCTAGAAATAATTCATTTGATGGATATGAAGGATGTATATTATATTCCCATAGTTCTTGAAATTTGGGTTCATTATCTAAAATTGTTAGGATATTATTTTCTTATTGTAAACTTAATGTATTTATAATTCAATAAAAGTTAACTtttgaattatatataataatccatacaaaattaatatgaatattgagtttacaatgatcctgtaataaaatattaaaataaaatatagttttataaacgcTTTTAGGTTATATATGCTTATATCCGTAGGTCATTTAATGTTCCATATTTTAGTGGTATGCATAAATAAAgtcgaaaaaatcaaaattatcatatttgataGAGGTGGTAAATTTTATGGTAGTTATGATAAACCTTAtcataattttgattcttttattagattcttagaaaaataagatatttatgTTCAATATGTTTTACTAAATGTTCCACCAATAAGTTTGTTAAAAAATGAACTCGTCCTATTATAAGAGCTTGATaagttatttttttatatctaaatCAATACAAGAAGAAGTTCTAATGACGGTTATGTATATCTGGAATAAGATTCCTATTAAATCAATTATATTAACTCTTTTGAGTTATATATTGGCAAGAATCCTAACTTGAGACATTTTTATATTTGTGATTGTCTTAATCTtcaaatcatataaaaataaatttgcttCAAAGGATTATTCTGGGTATTTTGTTGGTTATCAAAGaaaattcaaagaaaaataagatatttttaatcatGAATTTTCTTTGATAACATGACTTTTTAATCATGTGAATTAGTTAATGAGATATTATAAATCTTCTCATCTCTCCTTTGTCCTTAATACATCGTTCATAATGATCATGAGAATAGAGGAGAAAACAAGTTTAGTTTTCCATCGATATTATTATAGCTTTCAAATCCAATAACAATACACCCTAGATTAgataaaagttttttaaaatacatatcataaatttgatatcttgttatttgatttcatatcTTCGTATTAAAATTTTTCgcataacaaaaaataaaaaaaataatttttatgctcATAACTATAATCAAAAGTAAATTTTTTTGTAGGATTAATGCTAGAGAGTGTTtaagttaaaatatttttattttaaaaataaaaaaatattacatcatAGACatctaatttaaataaaaaatataagataaataatttattaaagaTAGTAGTTGTCTGGTACTCGAGGAAGAGATGGTTATTATTAACGGTATATAATTCAGGAAGGTGAGTATATTTCTGCAGTAGTTTGGTCTGATGATTGACTCGGGTTCCACGTGTCATGATACGATTGATGCAAAGTATTCATCATATTAATATGATGGAAGTCAAAACAAGAAAAGGGTAATCTTTTCCCCCCTTTCATTTGTGCGGCGATACGAGGATAGGGCAGTGGGCGCACGCAGGCCTTCCAATCTCTCTCGATCGCTCTCTCTCCTTCGCGCTGCCTCTCCTCTCCGCTTGGCTTATCGAGATGTACCCGTTATACGCGGCAGCTGCTCCTTCCGGCTTCAGGATTCCAAAGCTTCATGCCATCTTCTCCGCTCCCAAACCCACTTCCCGCTCCTTGGCCCTCATCTGCAGCAAACGAGTTCGAGCAGAGGCGCGACCTGACGGCGTAGAttccaccaccgccaccgccgccacaGCCGAGGAAGAAGGCAATCAAGAAGCGCCGGAGagtagcagcggcagcggcaacagCAAGCCTACCTTGGTTACTCCCATCAGCGATAAGGAGATTAAAAAGGTAGGCTGTATTGTCATAACTGTTCCAATCACATGTATTAGGTTCTTTCTTTATCCAACATGCGCTGAGAGTATCTTAGCTGACGCAACCTAATACGCATTAAAACCGAAATTATTTCCAAACAAAGCCTTTTTTTTCTTATGGTGTCATGAGATGCTTTGATAACCCTATTATTTCAAACAATTAGGTGACACTAAGTTCTTAGAATACAAGTCAATCTTGAGGTTCTTGAATTGTTTGAAATGACAGCAAGTTCTTAGCATATTATGCCCATGTTTCCTGACTTCAATTTGTGTTGGTAGGTTGTTCAAAAGACTGCTGCAACCTTTGCGCCGAGGGCTTCCACTGCAACCAAGAACCCTGCTGTGCCTGGCACTGCACTCTACTCTGTGTTTGAGGTCCAAGGATACGCATCAATGTTGCTTGGTGGAGCTCTCTCCTTTAATCTTATATTTCCCTCAAATCAACCCGACATATGGAGATTAATGGGGATGTGGTCCATTTGGATGTTCAGTAAGTTTCTTTCATTCAGCTCTTAGAATATGTTTAGATCAGGTTTAGTTACAATCAACAATGTTGGCATTAttacctcttcttcttcctcgtctgTTTTTATAGTGGATTAGTGCCTAAAAAAATACTAGTACTAATTGTCTTGTTACAAACATCAGATGCTCTGTTttgcttttcttatttttttgccCATTCTATTTCGCTTAACATTGACTTCATGAAACTTAGCTTGCGAAAATACTCACCAGGTAGATTGCCAAGTTTGGTTATTCGTATGTTTCAAGAATATATTCTCAGCACTTATGTTCTACGATCTATTTATTTCTAATTAATCTAGCAGATTCTAGCATTTGACATATGAAATTCTTAAATTTTATCAGTTATGTGTTGATTTATGGGATATCCATTTGTTGAGAACTTCGTACTTGACTTATACTCTGGATTTCCAGACAATTGAACTCATAACTTCTAACTAGTTGTCCTTGTTTTTACGATGTTCCGATATATCAACATGTGTGTCGGAACTTATTGTATTTAAAAAATGAAAGAGGTTTTGGAGAGGAGGGGAGGTGCGATCAAAAAAAGGAATATGCAACCATAATGGAGAAGAAGATGAGAGACGGCAATAGTGGAGTAGGAGTAAGAGTACTAATGAACATGGGAGATCCAAGAGAGAGTGAAAGAGAGAGGGACGTTAAGAAGTTATATTTAGGATTTTTATTAGGGTAAAAAGTAAAATTACTAGAATTGTGAAAACTTAAGGTCCATATTTTGATCTACTAGGAAACATACATTGGGCAATCCATGGTTTGAACAATTACTTATGGTTTGCCAATTGAGCATTTTATTTACTGTCTTGAATAATAATGTAGACATTTAAGAAGAGTAAATTAGATTATGTCAATCTGTGGTacttatgttttgattctctATGTCCTAATATAATGACTCCAAAGTCATCCGATTCTGCAGCCATACCTTCCCTCAGAGCGCGTGATTGCTTGAAGAACGAGAAAGAAGCTCTCAACTATCTTTTTCTTCTCATCCCACTCCTGAATATATTGATTCCATTTTTTTGGAAGTCCTTTGCAGTTGTGTGGTCTGCAGATACCATTGCCTTCTTTTTGATGTATGCATGGAAGGTAATCTCTTGATTTCTTTTCAGCTCCATTTGCGTTTCCATTCTGCACTAATTCTGTCCATTAATCTACAGCTTGGTTGGCTTCAAAGATCAGAGTGACGGCGCACCAGGTAGAATGTTTCGAGCATATGGTGGTCTTAAGATTTCGTAGGACTATAACATGATGTCTTTCCAAGAGTCAGCTTCAGCTCAGAGATATGAACACGGTTGAGCCTGATTTCATGTAAAGTCGAACTGCACAGTTTTCGGTAGTTGCAGACATGAGGGACTACCAGAGAACTTGGCTTGGTAGGGATTGGGGGATCAGTAGCTAAACAAGCTTGTGGAGAATGATTGAAGGCAGAAAAAGGTTGCTTGTTGGATTCCTAAAGTTGTATATTGGCTAAGCATATTAATTGCATACCCTTTTGCTTAAAAGGAAGGGAAGGAACCCCAAAAACTGATGAAAGAGGATGCCCTCCCTGTTTAAATAATCTCAATCTATTTAAAGTGACTCTAAATAGGTTTTGTAAAAGCTGTATTAGTAGTGTTATAAACTCATAATTTGCATTATCTTGAGCAGGTACTTTTATATGATTTGAATTATAGCAATGATGATGAAGCCAAAGTTTTGCTCCATGACAACCATAATGTGAGATAGGAAAAACATTTCACAAAGCTTGCAGCAAAGGATCATGTTGATTCCATCTCCAGTGGATGGAATGTCTATTGTGCTTTAACTGAGCTTGGAAATAGATTACCTTCTGATATTAACCTATCATATATTAATTGGTTATGATATTTTGGTAAAGATTCTAATTGGATATTGACACAAATCTGGGTATGACTATTGGATAGAAGAGCATTTCAATTTGTATCATTTAATCACTGTTACAGACTGCCTATTTATCCTCCATTGGAGGCATTCAACTGCAGTCCTGATACTCATACCCCTCTGTATGTTCTAAGCTAATAGAAGTCCAATCAATGGTGTATACCAAAATGAGGGCAAACGCCAACTCCTATAACTCACAACTACTGCTCTACAAGTTGGAGAAGAAAGAAATAGAAAGGTTATGAAACAGGAGGTACACAAACAAAATGTGCATTAAGGTTGAGATTCAACCTTGCAGCTATTGAATGAGATCCAACAGTTTATAAACTATATTAAAACAAAACATAATTGTATCTCTACCTTACCAATTAGCTTAGAATCAAATCAAGCTTGACTAACTAAAAAGACTAGTTGAGTCATGATAATGGCAAACCACACCTCAAAGCTTGTGTTCATACAGGTGAATTTTTTGGTGATGCTTGAATAAAGAATTCCATACATCCATAAGGCAAAGGGAATAAGTTCCATTGACAACAAGAAACAGACAACAAACCAATTCTTATTTCTTGATCATTGTACTGGTAAAATAAGAGTGCCATACATACCAAAGAGGAAGCTAGTTGCTTTGGGAGGCAGGAACAAACTTAAGTGATATGCTATTGACACAGTGGCGCTCATCTGTGGGGGTGTTAAACCCCTCTCCCTTGAACACATGACCTAAGTGACCGCCACAAGCAGCACAGGTTATTTCTATTCTCCTTCCATCAGGGTCCGGCTGCAATTTCAAACCCAAACTTATTAGTCAATCACTACATGGACGCAAAAGAAGGGCACCAAGGCAACACTAAATCATCGAAAGAGAAGGCCACCACCGTTCGATTTATGGCTCCAGGAAGACCCTCAAAGAAGGCTGGCCAGCCACACCCAGAGTTAAACTTAGTAGTGGATTTGTACAGTGGTGTTCCACAACCAGCACACTCGTATATACCATCAGCAAAAAACTTGTCATATTGACCAGTGCCAGGATACCTGAAAAGCATCAGAATTTATAGCATAACCCTGATTTATACTACTTGATTTATACACAAACCAAAATAAGAACAAGTTTTGTCATTTATTTTTTTGCTAGATGTATTTCTAAGCTCATTCGCTTAATCATGCTATAGACAAACCTGGAAAAAGAATTTTGGCTCTAAACCTTGGTGTGCATGTGCCCAATTCCCTTACAACGGTTACTATGTGATTTAACATTCATGGGCAAATATTAGATATAATGGTTGTTACTATAGTGATTACCTGGAATGTGACAGGAAATCAACATATtgtaaatggcataaataattggaATACATGAATCATCTAATGGAAGCTTTATATAATATCAAAGGTCCATAAACAATTGATAGTTCCATTTCTTTCTCTAATCAAGCCACAAGATAAATTGTTTatgcaaataaaaataaaagcttTTTTATGTGTTGTTGAGCAACTATGATTTTCTTATAATTCATATGCACACGATAACAAAACACAGATTGCCTATAACAGCCATAGCATACAAATCTGACATActgttccttttctttctttttttttaatcctttAAATGATCATGAACCAGTATCCATAGCGCAAGAATCAATATGGCCAAAGATAAATCAAATTGACTTTCGAATTTAAACTCAGGAAATTATTTGTTTGACCTATAAATCAATGTCCAACCAATAACAAAATCAAACCACCTTCAATCATCTGGCATATGATTATTCTAGAAGATCAACATAGGATGGGAACCTTTCACAAATATCTCAATTTAATTTCCAGTGGATGTTTTCTGCTACTATAAGATGAGAATACAAAATATGGTCTGACAGCAAACTTGCAAGGATTAAGTCATAAGGTAGGTAGTTGCTGGGCCATGCATCTAGGTCAATAACCGAAAGCAGGATTTTACATGACATGATGTTGGCTGAGCTAAGACAACATATTCATTGTGCAGTTTTCAGATAAGTTTAGTGCCTGAAACTGTTCATTTGCCCATGCATGTGACTATGTGAGCAGCTGTCTTCATGAAAAAGGCACTTGATATACACCTGTTTGATGTTTCGTTAACCGCAATGTATCAAAGTTCATATAACATACTATGAATAGCACCTAAATCA is from Musa acuminata AAA Group cultivar baxijiao chromosome BXJ3-8, Cavendish_Baxijiao_AAA, whole genome shotgun sequence and encodes:
- the LOC103993732 gene encoding protein RESISTANCE TO PHYTOPHTHORA 1, chloroplastic produces the protein MYPLYAAAAPSGFRIPKLHAIFSAPKPTSRSLALICSKRVRAEARPDGVDSTTATAATAEEEGNQEAPESSSGSGNSKPTLVTPISDKEIKKVVQKTAATFAPRASTATKNPAVPGTALYSVFEVQGYASMLLGGALSFNLIFPSNQPDIWRLMGMWSIWMFTIPSLRARDCLKNEKEALNYLFLLIPLLNILIPFFWKSFAVVWSADTIAFFLMYAWKLGWLQRSE